The Desulfonatronum sp. SC1 genome has a segment encoding these proteins:
- the flhA gene encoding flagellar biosynthesis protein FlhA, with the protein MAQAAINLTSIDYSRFSGYGNIFLAGGVVTILFVMLIPMPTIILDAMLTLSISLGFVVLLSAMYMRSPLEFSIFPSLLLVTTLLRLALNVASTRLILLNGDQGPGAAGKVIEAFGQFVVGGNYVIGVIIFLVIFILNKMVITTGTTRIAEVAARFTLDAMPGKQMAIEADLNAGLIDETEAKLSREKIRKEADFYGAMDGAAKFVSGDVKAGMIITAVNIVGGLFIGVFQHGMDWGDAAATFTILTVGDGLVAQIPSLIISTSAGIIVSRAAAEADMGQEFLGQLTLHSKALRLVAAILLILGLVPGMPTMMFLLFAGMTYGISVVAGRIQAESGQAAEEAQKKPAPSLDTPEEVQALLPLDALELEVGYGLIPLVDEDQNGNLLARIRSIRRQFALDMGVIIPSLHLRDNLQLKPGQYVVMIKGNQVASAEILIDHFLAMDPGDAKHRIQGVETQEPAFNLPALWIPDKQKDEAMLAGYTVVDPSTVIATHITEVFRRNLHEFLGRQEVQSLLDNLAKRAPKAVEELVPGIMPLGTVQRVLQNLVREQVSIRDMLTIVETLADFGPSIKDPELLTEYVRGRMARTIVKPYLAGGGNLAVIILDQDWERLLQENLRKTEQGTYLNIDPGHGQKLIQGLQSAMEQAMVGEGQPVVLTTPSLRSHLAQLITRFIPTLPIISQAEIPAGINLQSAATVRMANAG; encoded by the coding sequence ATGGCTCAAGCCGCGATCAATCTCACCAGTATCGATTACTCCCGTTTCTCCGGATACGGGAACATCTTCCTGGCCGGGGGCGTGGTGACCATCCTGTTCGTGATGCTCATCCCGATGCCCACGATCATCCTGGACGCCATGCTCACCCTGAGCATTTCCCTGGGATTCGTGGTGTTGCTTTCGGCCATGTACATGCGCTCTCCCCTGGAATTTTCGATCTTCCCTTCCCTGCTCCTGGTAACCACGCTGCTCCGACTGGCCCTGAACGTGGCCTCCACCCGTCTGATTCTGCTCAACGGCGACCAGGGGCCTGGAGCCGCGGGAAAGGTGATCGAAGCCTTCGGCCAGTTCGTGGTCGGCGGGAACTACGTCATCGGAGTGATTATCTTTCTGGTCATCTTCATTCTGAATAAAATGGTCATCACCACCGGTACCACACGCATCGCCGAAGTTGCGGCCCGGTTCACCTTGGACGCCATGCCCGGCAAACAGATGGCCATCGAGGCGGATTTAAACGCCGGCCTGATCGACGAGACCGAGGCCAAACTATCCCGTGAAAAAATTCGCAAGGAAGCAGATTTTTACGGAGCCATGGACGGCGCGGCCAAGTTCGTCTCGGGGGACGTCAAAGCCGGCATGATCATTACCGCCGTCAACATCGTCGGCGGTCTGTTCATCGGCGTTTTCCAGCATGGCATGGACTGGGGCGATGCCGCGGCCACCTTTACCATCCTGACCGTCGGCGACGGCCTGGTGGCCCAGATCCCTTCGCTGATCATCTCCACCTCCGCTGGCATCATCGTCAGCCGTGCCGCCGCGGAAGCGGACATGGGCCAGGAGTTCCTCGGCCAGTTGACCCTGCACTCCAAGGCCCTGCGTCTGGTCGCCGCGATCCTCCTGATCCTGGGACTGGTCCCGGGGATGCCGACCATGATGTTCCTGCTTTTCGCGGGAATGACCTACGGCATCTCGGTTGTTGCCGGAAGAATCCAGGCCGAATCCGGTCAAGCCGCGGAAGAAGCGCAAAAAAAACCGGCCCCCAGCCTGGACACTCCGGAAGAAGTTCAGGCATTACTGCCTCTCGACGCCCTGGAGCTGGAAGTGGGCTACGGCCTGATCCCTCTGGTGGACGAGGACCAGAACGGCAACCTGCTGGCCCGCATCCGCTCCATCCGCCGACAGTTCGCCCTGGATATGGGCGTGATCATTCCCTCGCTGCATCTTCGCGACAACTTGCAGCTCAAGCCCGGCCAGTACGTGGTCATGATTAAGGGCAACCAAGTGGCGTCCGCGGAAATACTCATCGACCACTTTCTGGCCATGGACCCCGGCGATGCCAAACACCGCATCCAGGGCGTGGAAACCCAGGAGCCGGCCTTCAACCTGCCGGCCCTGTGGATCCCGGACAAGCAAAAAGACGAGGCCATGCTCGCCGGGTACACCGTGGTGGACCCGTCCACGGTCATCGCCACCCACATCACCGAGGTCTTCCGTCGCAACCTGCACGAATTCCTGGGCCGTCAGGAAGTCCAGTCCCTCTTGGACAACCTGGCCAAGCGCGCGCCCAAGGCCGTGGAAGAGCTGGTGCCGGGGATCATGCCCCTGGGAACCGTACAGCGAGTGCTGCAGAACCTGGTCCGCGAGCAGGTTTCCATTCGGGATATGTTGACCATCGTGGAAACCCTGGCCGATTTCGGCCCATCCATCAAGGATCCGGAGCTGCTCACGGAATACGTCCGCGGCCGCATGGCCCGGACCATCGTAAAACCCTACCTTGCCGGAGGCGGCAATCTCGCGGTGATCATCCTGGACCAGGACTGGGAGCGTCTGCTTCAGGAGAACCTGCGCAAGACCGAACAAGGGACCTACCTGAACATCGACCCCGGCCACGGCCAGAAACTGATCCAGGGCCTGCAATCAGCCATGGAACAGGCCATGGTCGGCGAGGGCCAGCCCGTGGTGCTGACAACGCCCAGCTTGCGCTCGCATCTCGCCCAGCTCATCACCCGCTTCATCCCCACGCTGCCCATCATTTCCCAGGCCGAAATCCCCGCGGGGATCAATCTGCAATCCGCGGCAACGGTGAGGATGGCCAATGCAGGTTAA
- the fliR gene encoding flagellar biosynthetic protein FliR: protein MDLFSFDPRIYLSFFLTLFRISLIVFMLPFFGGENIPLPAKAALCLVLALGLWPHLAFSADYFPAHPFMIALMILGELILGLALGLIVRVLFAAIQTGGQLVGFQMGFAMVSVVDPSSGVSMAVTAHFLYMTSLLIFLSLNGHLHLLHALTHSFSLVPPGGLLLTPDLSDQMIRFSSQIFILAVKIASPVMVALFLIDLALALVAKAAPQMNVIFVGFPLKIAVGFLFLGTMFTIMGIYVQDFILMLGSMFQGVMLSGR from the coding sequence ATGGACCTGTTCTCCTTTGATCCCAGGATTTACCTCAGCTTCTTTCTGACGCTGTTCCGAATCAGCCTGATCGTCTTCATGTTGCCGTTTTTCGGCGGCGAAAACATCCCCCTGCCGGCCAAGGCGGCCTTGTGCCTGGTTCTGGCTCTGGGGCTGTGGCCGCACTTGGCGTTTTCCGCGGACTATTTCCCGGCCCACCCGTTCATGATCGCTTTGATGATCCTGGGAGAACTAATCCTGGGCCTGGCTCTGGGACTGATCGTCCGTGTGCTGTTCGCCGCCATCCAGACCGGCGGGCAGTTGGTCGGTTTTCAAATGGGCTTTGCCATGGTCAGTGTGGTGGATCCCAGTTCCGGGGTCAGCATGGCCGTGACCGCTCACTTCCTGTACATGACCTCCCTGCTCATTTTTCTAAGTCTCAACGGGCACCTGCACCTGCTCCACGCCCTGACCCACAGCTTCAGCCTGGTTCCTCCGGGCGGGCTGCTGCTCACGCCGGATCTTTCCGATCAAATGATCCGTTTTTCCAGCCAGATATTCATTCTGGCGGTCAAGATCGCCAGTCCGGTGATGGTGGCCCTATTCCTGATCGACCTGGCCCTGGCCCTGGTGGCCAAGGCCGCGCCGCAGATGAACGTGATCTTCGTCGGCTTTCCTCTGAAAATCGCCGTAGGATTTCTCTTTCTCGGCACCATGTTCACTATCATGGGCATCTACGTACAGGACTTCATCCTGATGCTCGGGTCAATGTTCCAAGGCGTCATGCTCAGCGGGCGCTGA
- a CDS encoding MinD/ParA family protein, with product MTRTQEHKHERNPLVLSVTSGKGGVGKTNLSVNLAYTLGKMGKRVLLMDADLGLANVDILLGLAPEYNIFHLVYDEKKLDQVLVPTEYGFSILPASSGVPEMLKLSTGQKLELIEALEPLGQETDILIVDTGAGIGDNVMYFNLAVQERILVLTPEPTALTDAYATIKVLHNKHGVHRFRVVVNMTTDSKQAKQTFQRLAAACDKFLDGVSVDLIGFLPQDPAVRQSVIRQVPFCHTLPSSPAALAVRKIAENILAWPQTAKTDGNIKFFWKKLLFNN from the coding sequence ATGACGCGCACCCAAGAACACAAACACGAACGCAACCCCCTCGTTCTCTCCGTAACTTCCGGCAAAGGCGGGGTGGGCAAGACCAACCTCTCCGTGAATCTGGCCTACACCCTCGGCAAGATGGGGAAACGGGTTTTGTTGATGGACGCGGATCTGGGGCTGGCCAACGTGGACATCCTTCTGGGGCTGGCCCCGGAGTACAACATCTTTCACCTCGTGTACGATGAAAAGAAGCTGGACCAAGTACTGGTTCCCACGGAGTACGGCTTTTCCATCCTGCCCGCGTCCTCCGGGGTGCCGGAAATGCTCAAGCTGTCCACCGGTCAAAAACTGGAGCTGATCGAAGCCCTGGAGCCCTTGGGGCAGGAGACGGACATTCTGATTGTGGACACCGGGGCCGGGATCGGGGATAATGTGATGTACTTCAACTTGGCCGTGCAGGAACGGATACTGGTCCTCACCCCGGAACCCACGGCATTAACCGACGCTTACGCCACGATCAAGGTCTTGCATAACAAACACGGCGTCCACAGATTCCGGGTGGTCGTGAACATGACCACGGACTCCAAACAGGCCAAACAGACGTTCCAGCGCTTGGCCGCAGCCTGCGACAAATTTCTCGACGGGGTTTCCGTGGACCTGATTGGGTTCCTGCCCCAGGATCCGGCGGTCCGCCAATCCGTTATCCGGCAAGTGCCGTTCTGCCACACCCTACCATCCTCGCCAGCCGCCCTGGCCGTGAGAAAAATCGCCGAGAACATCCTGGCCTGGCCGCAAACAGCCAAAACCGATGGCAATATCAAATTCTTCTGGAAAAAACTCCTCTTCAACAACTGA
- a CDS encoding FliA/WhiG family RNA polymerase sigma factor, whose translation MAISNSSGKNSSSTTDDWQRFEDGRLAWSAADPEVRGSIVTHYAPKIKIIALRMKAKLPQHIELGELISAGSLGLIEALEKFQVSLGIKFETYAENRIKGAMLDELRRMDWFTRGLRQRVRILDESIRNVEQHSGRVPTAEELKTMTGLSAKEVQEGLEALQNQVCISLDGLEDHFLRSTSTTKNDPFSHTLHQQLIDKLAQLIDELTSREQMVLSLYYADELNMRETALVMNITEGRVSQLHSQALGKLRDKFAKFQASTPHQTKKRRQA comes from the coding sequence ATGGCAATATCAAATTCTTCTGGAAAAAACTCCTCTTCAACAACTGACGACTGGCAGCGCTTTGAGGATGGGCGGTTGGCGTGGAGCGCCGCCGATCCCGAGGTCCGCGGGTCCATCGTCACGCACTATGCCCCGAAGATAAAAATCATCGCCCTGCGCATGAAGGCCAAGCTCCCCCAGCACATCGAGCTGGGAGAACTGATCAGCGCCGGCAGCCTCGGTCTGATCGAAGCCCTGGAAAAATTCCAGGTGAGCTTGGGCATAAAGTTCGAGACCTACGCGGAAAACAGAATCAAGGGGGCCATGCTTGACGAGCTGCGACGCATGGACTGGTTTACCCGTGGCTTGCGCCAGAGAGTCCGGATATTGGATGAAAGCATTCGCAATGTAGAGCAGCACTCCGGTCGCGTCCCCACCGCCGAAGAACTCAAAACAATGACCGGCCTAAGCGCCAAAGAAGTCCAGGAAGGTCTGGAAGCCCTGCAAAATCAAGTCTGTATAAGTCTGGACGGTCTTGAGGACCATTTTCTTCGTTCCACGAGCACCACGAAAAACGACCCCTTCTCCCATACCCTGCACCAACAATTGATTGACAAACTCGCGCAACTTATCGATGAATTGACCTCAAGGGAGCAGATGGTTCTCTCTCTGTACTACGCCGACGAGTTGAACATGCGGGAGACGGCCCTGGTGATGAACATCACCGAGGGCCGCGTTTCCCAATTGCACTCCCAGGCCCTGGGCAAACTCCGGGACAAATTCGCGAAATTCCAAGCATCCACCCCTCACCAAACGAAAAAAAGGAGACAAGCCTGA
- a CDS encoding metal-dependent hydrolase produces MPGFKAHLFGGALFFGLALAMVLWLGVYRPDQQTLLFLALIALLSALFPDVDTDSKGRVLFYGALLVIYLALMIQGRFRLAAVLGFCALLPAVGHHRGWTHTWWAMILVPLPIIILPMVFYERSLASVLPFYLASVTGYCSHLVLDRAF; encoded by the coding sequence ATGCCCGGTTTCAAGGCGCACCTGTTCGGAGGTGCGCTTTTTTTTGGTTTGGCTTTGGCCATGGTGCTCTGGCTGGGCGTGTACCGGCCGGATCAGCAAACCCTGCTGTTTTTGGCTTTAATCGCGTTGCTCAGCGCCCTGTTTCCGGATGTGGACACGGATTCCAAGGGCCGGGTGCTGTTCTATGGGGCCTTGCTCGTGATCTACCTTGCCTTGATGATCCAGGGGCGGTTTCGGCTGGCCGCGGTGCTGGGGTTCTGCGCCCTGCTTCCGGCCGTGGGACATCATCGGGGCTGGACCCACACCTGGTGGGCCATGATCCTGGTGCCGCTACCGATCATCATCCTGCCCATGGTCTTCTACGAGCGATCCTTGGCTTCGGTCCTGCCTTTCTATCTCGCCTCGGTGACCGGCTACTGCTCGCACTTGGTCTTGGATCGCGCCTTCTGA
- a CDS encoding chemotaxis protein, with protein MSQNKILLEAGTNELEVVEFTLLEQPPGETETYHGHYAVNVAKVLEIIRMPKVTEMPQLSHPSVLGAFNLRSSIIPLVDLSVWLGKTKVPPQEGDEDGKVIVTEFNSVVTAFLVSGVNRIHRINWEEVMSPGAYLASFSSDCITGVINLEGRIVFVLDLEKIVADLNPALALRLDLDLEVHQGKTLKAMIADDSSLIRNMLRDLLEKAGFMVETTFHGQELWERLQKLNHAAKEKGQKLTDHVQIVISDIEMPTMDGLTLCKKIKDDPDLGRLPVILFSSLITDKLRHKGEAVGADDQISKPEVTQLARRARALIEARSQESG; from the coding sequence GTGAGCCAAAATAAGATTCTCTTGGAAGCCGGAACCAACGAACTCGAGGTCGTGGAGTTCACCCTGCTGGAGCAGCCCCCCGGCGAGACGGAGACCTACCATGGACACTACGCGGTAAACGTGGCCAAGGTGCTGGAAATAATCCGCATGCCCAAAGTCACTGAAATGCCGCAGCTGTCTCACCCTTCAGTGTTGGGTGCGTTCAACCTTCGCTCCTCCATTATTCCGCTGGTGGATCTCAGCGTCTGGCTCGGCAAGACCAAGGTTCCGCCCCAGGAAGGCGACGAGGACGGCAAGGTCATCGTCACGGAATTCAACAGCGTGGTCACCGCGTTTCTGGTTTCCGGCGTCAACCGCATCCACCGGATCAACTGGGAGGAAGTCATGTCGCCAGGTGCGTACCTGGCCAGCTTCAGCTCGGACTGCATCACCGGAGTGATCAACCTGGAAGGCCGGATCGTCTTCGTGCTGGATCTGGAAAAAATCGTGGCCGACCTCAACCCCGCCCTGGCCCTGCGCCTGGATCTGGATCTGGAGGTCCACCAGGGCAAGACGTTGAAAGCCATGATCGCCGACGATTCCTCACTGATCCGGAACATGCTCCGGGATCTTCTGGAAAAAGCCGGCTTTATGGTGGAAACGACCTTTCACGGACAGGAACTCTGGGAACGGCTCCAGAAGCTGAACCACGCCGCCAAGGAAAAGGGGCAAAAATTGACCGATCATGTTCAGATCGTGATCTCGGACATCGAAATGCCCACCATGGACGGTCTGACACTGTGCAAAAAAATCAAGGACGATCCGGACCTGGGACGCCTGCCGGTCATCTTGTTCTCGTCGCTGATCACGGACAAGCTGCGACACAAGGGCGAAGCCGTCGGGGCGGACGACCAGATCTCCAAACCCGAAGTCACGCAGCTCGCCCGCCGGGCCCGAGCACTGATTGAGGCTCGATCACAGGAAAGCGGCTAA
- a CDS encoding flagellar basal body-associated FliL family protein, whose protein sequence is MAKPPPAPPPNEVNPLERDEEILDQEPKSAQAAQKVTLDLDDAPFLDDIEDEAPPETEDEPEEPEAGKVEEEPKPEKSSRLMLIIGGVVAALLLAGLAFWLTRPPPPEPKIPEPEPLQQPQPAPEPKPEKYTVDLKPFWVAYTQGEDVMFLTLHLVLVTEGSTSYVEVQRKEIILRDAAYYFLNNRPIPEIKREDAADALKTDLMSVMNQHLSHPLTDILIKEYLVR, encoded by the coding sequence ATGGCCAAACCACCTCCCGCTCCACCGCCCAATGAAGTCAACCCGTTGGAACGGGACGAGGAGATCCTCGATCAAGAGCCCAAGTCGGCCCAGGCAGCTCAAAAGGTCACTCTGGACCTGGACGACGCTCCTTTTCTGGACGATATTGAAGACGAAGCCCCCCCGGAAACAGAGGACGAGCCGGAAGAGCCTGAAGCCGGGAAGGTCGAGGAAGAGCCAAAGCCCGAAAAGTCTTCCCGCTTGATGCTGATCATCGGCGGTGTCGTCGCCGCTCTCCTGCTGGCCGGTCTGGCCTTCTGGCTCACGCGGCCTCCGCCACCGGAGCCAAAGATCCCGGAACCGGAACCGCTCCAGCAACCCCAGCCCGCCCCCGAGCCCAAGCCCGAGAAGTACACCGTCGATCTCAAGCCGTTCTGGGTCGCCTACACCCAGGGCGAGGACGTCATGTTTCTGACCTTGCACTTGGTTCTGGTCACGGAAGGCTCGACAAGCTACGTGGAAGTCCAGCGCAAGGAGATCATTCTTCGGGACGCGGCATATTATTTTTTGAACAACCGTCCGATTCCAGAAATCAAGCGCGAGGATGCCGCCGACGCGTTGAAGACGGACCTGATGTCGGTCATGAACCAGCACCTGAGCCACCCGCTGACCGACATTCTGATCAAGGAGTATTTGGTGCGCTAA
- the ispH gene encoding 4-hydroxy-3-methylbut-2-enyl diphosphate reductase → MNIVLAQTAGFCMGVDMALRKLDSLLHGPDQKSEVCTLGPIIHNPQVLQEYAALGVTQINDPEALTPGQTVVVRAHGIPRNIEAALQTRGVLLVDATCPKVKKAQVLIARQAAQGRLMILLGEADHPEVRGLLSYAANGACVVDSEEGLEELLQDRLGPCFLAAQTTQDQELYARMAELLRRRLDPDIPVLDTICAATMNRQEEARVIAGQVQAMVVVGGRESGNTRRLVQVAEQAGIRCHHVEIADELPLDQLRGLNAIGITAGASTPKNVIQAVVQRLETMLLSNRPSFIQPLEGETREPK, encoded by the coding sequence ATGAACATTGTCTTGGCCCAAACCGCCGGCTTTTGCATGGGCGTGGACATGGCCCTGCGCAAACTGGACTCTCTGCTTCACGGCCCGGACCAAAAATCCGAGGTCTGCACCCTAGGGCCGATCATCCACAACCCCCAGGTTCTCCAGGAATACGCGGCCTTGGGCGTGACTCAGATCAACGACCCGGAAGCCCTCACCCCGGGCCAGACCGTGGTCGTCCGAGCCCACGGCATTCCCCGAAACATCGAAGCCGCGCTGCAAACCAGAGGCGTGCTTCTGGTCGACGCCACCTGCCCCAAGGTCAAGAAGGCTCAAGTGCTCATCGCCAGACAAGCGGCCCAGGGCCGCTTGATGATTCTTTTAGGCGAGGCGGATCATCCGGAAGTGCGCGGCCTGCTCAGCTATGCCGCCAACGGGGCATGTGTCGTGGATTCGGAGGAAGGACTTGAAGAACTGCTCCAGGACCGGCTCGGCCCCTGCTTTCTGGCGGCCCAGACCACCCAGGACCAGGAACTGTACGCCCGGATGGCCGAGCTGTTGCGACGACGGCTTGATCCGGACATTCCGGTCCTGGACACCATTTGCGCGGCGACCATGAATCGCCAGGAAGAAGCACGTGTCATCGCCGGACAGGTCCAGGCCATGGTCGTGGTCGGCGGACGCGAGAGCGGCAATACCCGGCGGCTGGTCCAGGTGGCTGAACAAGCCGGCATCCGTTGTCATCACGTGGAAATCGCGGACGAGTTGCCCCTCGACCAGCTTCGAGGCTTGAACGCCATCGGCATCACCGCCGGTGCCTCCACGCCCAAAAACGTAATCCAGGCGGTTGTCCAACGCTTGGAAACCATGTTACTTTCAAATCGCCCATCATTCATCCAACCTCTAGAGGGAGAAACCCGTGAGCCAAAATAA
- a CDS encoding chemotaxis response regulator CheY, whose protein sequence is MGYDKSMRVLVVDDFSTMRRIIKNILRQLGFTNIVEADDGTTAWEVLNKERIDFVISDWNMPKMTGIELLRKVRASEEYGDVPFLMVTAEGLQENIIEAVQAKVSNYIVKPFTPETLGQKIDKIFA, encoded by the coding sequence ATGGGTTACGACAAAAGCATGCGCGTTCTCGTCGTCGACGACTTTTCGACGATGCGACGAATCATCAAAAACATTTTGCGCCAATTAGGATTCACGAATATTGTCGAAGCCGACGACGGAACCACGGCCTGGGAAGTCCTGAACAAGGAACGGATCGATTTCGTGATTTCGGACTGGAACATGCCCAAAATGACTGGCATCGAACTGCTGCGCAAGGTCCGGGCCAGCGAGGAATACGGCGATGTCCCGTTTCTGATGGTCACTGCGGAAGGCCTTCAGGAGAACATCATCGAGGCGGTCCAGGCCAAGGTTTCCAACTATATCGTCAAACCGTTCACCCCGGAGACCCTCGGCCAGAAGATCGACAAGATTTTTGCATAA
- a CDS encoding tRNA-dihydrouridine synthase: MTHSTSPTYPPLPIAPEYPWLAPLAGFSDLPFRLLCREQGCAAACTEMVSAKGLIYNNTATERILATNVEDNPLVVQLYGPDAQTLGQAMDLLLERGACHFDLNAGCSVPKVTKTGSGAALLREPETLIRIVATMVAKAGEGRVGVKLRLGWRPGEDVLPDLAKRLEDLGVAWLTLHPRWATQGFSGRADWDRLASLREHVAVPIIASGDLFTAEDAWRCLEQTGVNGVMFARGALWDPAIFRKFLALGPIGGAGRGGQTFHSTPTYSLDVVRRHMELARAHQDDRRALLAMRTIAPRYLRQFAGAKSLRAQLTQIESWTQLENLLDELTFALSETTDLPPKDAT, from the coding sequence ATGACCCACTCCACGTCACCGACATATCCTCCCTTGCCCATTGCTCCGGAATACCCCTGGCTAGCCCCCCTGGCCGGATTCTCGGACCTGCCATTTCGCCTGCTTTGCCGGGAGCAGGGGTGCGCCGCGGCCTGTACGGAAATGGTCAGCGCCAAGGGCCTGATCTACAACAACACGGCCACGGAACGCATCCTGGCCACCAATGTCGAGGACAATCCACTGGTGGTTCAGCTTTACGGCCCGGACGCCCAGACCTTGGGCCAAGCCATGGACCTCCTGTTGGAGCGGGGCGCGTGCCACTTCGACCTCAATGCCGGCTGTTCCGTGCCCAAGGTGACCAAGACCGGCAGCGGGGCCGCGCTGCTTCGCGAACCGGAGACCCTGATCCGCATCGTCGCGACCATGGTCGCCAAGGCCGGGGAAGGTCGGGTGGGCGTAAAGCTGCGCCTGGGATGGCGCCCAGGAGAGGATGTTCTGCCGGATCTGGCCAAGAGACTGGAAGACCTCGGCGTGGCCTGGCTGACCCTGCACCCCCGCTGGGCCACCCAAGGCTTTTCCGGGCGCGCGGACTGGGATCGTCTGGCCTCGTTGCGGGAGCACGTCGCCGTACCGATCATTGCCAGCGGCGATCTGTTCACGGCCGAGGACGCTTGGCGCTGCCTGGAGCAAACCGGGGTCAACGGCGTGATGTTCGCCCGCGGCGCATTGTGGGATCCTGCGATTTTCCGCAAGTTCCTGGCCTTGGGGCCGATCGGTGGGGCGGGGCGGGGCGGACAGACCTTTCATTCCACCCCGACTTACAGCCTGGATGTCGTCCGGCGGCACATGGAACTGGCCAGAGCGCACCAGGACGACCGCCGCGCCCTGCTAGCCATGCGCACCATCGCCCCGCGCTATCTGCGCCAGTTCGCCGGTGCCAAATCTCTTCGCGCCCAACTGACCCAAATCGAATCCTGGACCCAGCTCGAAAACTTGCTCGACGAACTCACGTTCGCGCTCAGTGAAACGACCGACCTCCCTCCCAAGGACGCAACATGA
- the flhB gene encoding flagellar type III secretion system protein FlhB — MPQSDPSKTEQATPKQRDKAREKGNVPKSQELPKVTVLLGGFLALLFMVQIMVNQMHDLFIWTFSDNLLTEFTPETVYLLFQTVSWRIAVMVLPVMFTCALVAFLTVRLQVGHLWTLKVFELSNFWKKLDIVAGIQRLLISTQTVVRLLRSLGMAIAVGFAPYLVLKMESPNFIPLFYQDALYVAAYMLTTGAKMVMYALVPMLIISIADLAYTRWDYEENLKMTKDEVKDERKQAEGDQAIKNKQRQKMLAVMQKRMMESVPKADVVITNPTHLAIALRYNPLEAPSPMVLAKGADFMAAKIRDIAQEHNIPIRENKPLAQALYKSVDVGQAIPEELFQAVASILAQLPKFRRR; from the coding sequence ATGCCCCAGAGCGATCCGAGTAAAACCGAACAAGCCACCCCAAAACAACGCGACAAAGCGCGGGAAAAGGGCAATGTTCCCAAAAGCCAGGAACTGCCCAAGGTCACGGTGCTTTTGGGGGGCTTCCTTGCTTTGCTGTTCATGGTCCAGATCATGGTCAACCAGATGCACGACCTCTTCATCTGGACGTTCAGCGACAACCTGCTCACCGAGTTCACCCCGGAAACCGTCTACCTGCTCTTTCAGACGGTTTCCTGGCGCATCGCGGTAATGGTGCTGCCGGTGATGTTCACCTGCGCGCTGGTGGCGTTTCTGACCGTGCGCCTGCAAGTCGGCCATCTTTGGACCCTGAAAGTCTTTGAACTGTCCAATTTCTGGAAAAAACTGGATATCGTCGCCGGAATCCAACGGTTGCTCATCAGCACCCAGACTGTAGTCCGCCTGCTGCGCAGCCTGGGAATGGCCATTGCCGTGGGGTTCGCTCCCTATCTTGTGCTGAAAATGGAGTCCCCAAATTTTATTCCCCTTTTCTACCAGGATGCGCTGTACGTTGCCGCCTATATGCTGACCACCGGCGCAAAAATGGTCATGTACGCCCTGGTGCCCATGCTGATCATCAGCATCGCGGATTTGGCCTATACCCGTTGGGATTACGAGGAAAACCTGAAGATGACCAAGGACGAGGTCAAGGACGAACGAAAACAGGCCGAAGGCGACCAGGCCATCAAGAACAAACAGCGTCAAAAAATGCTGGCCGTGATGCAAAAACGGATGATGGAAAGCGTACCCAAGGCTGACGTGGTTATCACCAACCCGACCCACCTGGCCATCGCCTTACGCTACAACCCGCTGGAGGCCCCGTCGCCCATGGTCCTGGCCAAGGGAGCGGACTTCATGGCCGCCAAAATCCGCGACATCGCCCAGGAGCACAATATCCCCATCCGGGAGAACAAGCCTCTGGCACAGGCCTTGTATAAAAGCGTTGATGTCGGCCAAGCGATTCCCGAGGAACTGTTCCAGGCCGTGGCCTCCATCCTGGCCCAGTTGCCAAAATTCCGGCGCAGGTAA